Below is a genomic region from Rosa chinensis cultivar Old Blush chromosome 5, RchiOBHm-V2, whole genome shotgun sequence.
ATACCACTCTTATTGATGGTCTTTGCAAAACAGGGAGAATTAAAGAAGCAGAAAAGTTGTTCTCTGAGATGCAAGGTTGTGGCCAAGTTCCAGATGTTCAAACTTATACTGTTTTACTTGATGGACTGTGTAACAACCAACAACTCTCTAGGGCAGTTGAGTTGCTTAAAGAGATGGAATCCAACAAATTGGAACTTGATATTGTAGTTTGCAGTGTTGTTATTGGAGGTTTTTGCTAAGCTGGAAAAATTGAATCTGCAAGAGATCTCTTCTATGGTTTGTCAACAAAAGGCGTTCAGCCTGATGTGAGAACATACAATATAATGATTCATGGACTTTGTCATCAGGGCTTATTAATTGAAGCAGAAAAGTTAGTAAAAGAAAGGGACCAGGTTCTTCAGATGGTTGCACCTATAATAGTATAACACCATTATCCGAGGGTTGTAAAATAACAATGAGACATCATGGGCTTTGGAACTTATTCAAGAAATGGTGGAGTGGGGTTTCTCTGCAGATGCATCAACTATGGAATTTATAGTTGATTTATTGTCCAAGGATGTAGTAGATCCGGCTTTGTTGCCACTGTTAAAAGATTCATGATAAAGTTTATTTGAACATTTGAAACAGAACTTtctttagtatttttttttttttggtcgataCAACTTTCTTAGTAATGGAAGGAAATGTGAGAATTCTGCACCTTTTACAGCTTCTATTAATTCATCATTTGAACACCCAATGTCATTTCGTAGATCACAGAGCATTTTAGCATTGTCATACTCATACCCCTATTTATAGCTTGGATTTTTCATCGCTAGCTAGATTGTTAAGCTGCTGATTATGTGGTCCAGTTTCTCGGTATGATTTATGAATATGCAGATTAGAGCTATTTGGAAAGAAGCTGAATGATTGTGGTACATTTTGTTTATGGAGATCTTTATGTTGGAGGGAGCAGTACTGCAGTTGTCATATAAAATTTAGAATAGTATAAGATGCTTTGGTGGTACACCGATGGACAGAAAAGATATCATCCATATTGTGATATCTGTCATGTACATTAGCAATGGAAGCTCACATAAGTACAGAGTATCGCTTACAGTCTGAAATTTATTTCTCAGCTAATTAGTTTCTCAATTACTTGGCACTTTCACAAAAGCATTGATGCCTTGTTCGAGTCAAAGAATGTTTTTGAATCATTGAACAGGAACTGGGAAGTAACAATATTCAGTTGGATGAGCAAGTGATTTTTGAGTTGGTTGGATTCTTCAGAGAATTTCTGCAATGAGGTTCTGAAAGAAACCTGGTAATCCATTTATCTTGATGAATTTCAAGCATAGGGATTTTATTTACGTTCTCCATGGCATTACAAACTTGATGAAATTCATTATAAGCATAGGCAACACTTCCATTGGAATGTGAGAAATTGAATCATTAATTTCATCATTGGTTGCAAATAAGAACAACTACGTTTCTGTTAACTATCAACTCAAAAGCCAAAAAACCCCTTTCCTTGAACCAATCAACAATTTCACTTCACTGATTCACTGGCACTATAGAGACCAAGCAGCGGAATCACTTCAATAGATCAGTGATTTCATTTTGCAGAGCTTTTATCAAATAAAAGCCCAAGCTGAATATTGATAGCTTTTGATAAACCTCACAGCATCAGAAATATTCTGCTTATTGTTTGGGAGACACTTACTGAGAACTTTTTCTTGTTAACAAAATGTCATTTCTTCTGTATGCTGTCTGATACCTTCGACTTGGATTTCTGAAGATTAAGAGACTGTTGAAATCCCATTGCATGTTCCCCTCCTCAACTTCAAAGAAACTGTTCTGCATTATTGCAGATTCCACTTATAATTCAATAGCATGCAAAAAAACTCATATTTTGAGGGCCTGCACTAAGCCTCTTGCCTAAAGTGATTGTTATCAGTACTCCAGCAACCAAACACTTGGAATCTGCAGAAATAGCAAAATTTGAAGGGTTGCTCCAGCCAAGAAGGTTGAGAAGAAAAGGCTAAGAAATAAGTTAATGCTCAGGTGCCTTATACCTGTAGATTCCTTCTCTTCAGGTCTCTTCTGAATGAAGAATTGTACAGAACCTTCCTTAAAAAGACATTCTTGTATATCAGGCAGCTTCCGTCCAACTGCATCCTGGTAGTTTCCttaacttctttttcttcatcattttcttcaacCTTGcaacatttacccaatttccaGCATCTGCATATAGACTTGATAATAGCAAATTGTTTCCCGCACTCTCCGGCTCTAGCTCTGACAAATGCTTAGCTGCTATCTCAGCAAGTTCTATATTCCCATAGTTCCTACTTGCTCCTAATAATGCTCCCCATACAAACGAATCTGGCTCCATGGGCATTGCCTTAATCATATCATATGCCTCAGTGAGATTTCCTGCTCGACCTAGAAGATCAACCATACATGCATAATGTTCTAGTCTTGGCATGATCCCATGTTCTTCCTGCATCGAACTAAACAAGCTTTTGCCAAGTTCAATCATTCCAGTATGACAACAAGTAGTAAGGACTGCTACGAAAGTCAAGTAATCAAGTTTTCTGTTGTCTTCTGTCTTCATCTTGTTGAAAAGCTCAATTGCTTCAGTGCAATACCCATGATTTGCGTATCCAAAAATCATTGAGTTCCACGTTACAGTGTTCTTTTCAGACATCTTGCAAAACAATGTCTTTGCTTCATATATAAATCCGCATTTCGCATACATATCAACAAGAGCACTCCTCACATATACATCAGCTTCAACTCCTGTCACCAATGCATAAGCATGTATCTCCTTACCAGACCTCAAGTTCGTCACAGCTGCACAAGCAGGCAACAGGCTACTGACTGTAGCCGAAGTTGGACATATTCCATGATCCAACATTTGCTTAAATGTATAAAAAGCCTTACTGTTTtgaaaattcttcacaaacccAGATATAACCGAAGTCCAAGAAACAACATCAGGCTCAATCCCGTTCACACGCATCAATTTAAACAGCCTAGAGGCCATTGCTTCATCACCCTTCTGCGAAAACCCAGCAACCAAAGTGTTCCAAGTAATCAAATTAGGCTTAATCCCCACCAGCTGCATTTCC
It encodes:
- the LOC112163999 gene encoding pentatricopeptide repeat-containing protein At5g59600 produces the protein MGQELNSSYKRGYRDLKLHAVVLRQSFEFDAFIGSALVDMYSKNGRLEKARQVFDMMVEKDLVALNAVVSGFCQHGMAEKALVLVEEMQLVGIKPNLITWNTLVAGFSQKGDEAMASRLFKLMRVNGIEPDVVSWTSVISGFVKNFQNSKAFYTFKQMLDHGICPTSATVSSLLPACAAVTNLRSGKEIHAYALVTGVEADVYVRSALVDMYAKCGFIYEAKTLFCKMSEKNTVTWNSMIFGYANHGYCTEAIELFNKMKTEDNRKLDYLTFVAVLTTCCHTGMIELGKSLFSSMQEEHGIMPRLEHYACMVDLLGRAGNLTEAYDMIKAMPMEPDSFVWGALLGASRNYGNIELAEIAAKHLSELEPESAGNNLLLSSLYADAGNWVNVARLKKMMKKKKLRKLPGCSWTEAA